From the genome of Geobacter sp. SVR, one region includes:
- a CDS encoding amidohydrolase, with protein sequence MNIPDLIIHNGKITTLDSANPEVTALTITDGRIAAIGGEELITGGNEKTRTIDLKGHRVIPGLNDSHIHVIRGGLNFNMELRWDGVPSLSDALTMLREQARHTPPPQWVRVIGGWTEFQFAERRMPTLEEINQAAPETPVFVLHLYDRAIVNRAALRVLGYDRQTPDPPVGEIQRDKSGNPTGLLIAKPNAMLLYASLAKGPKLSYEDQLNSSRLFMRELNRLGLTSAIDAGGGFQNYPEDYRVIEELAAKGELSLRLAYNLFTQHPKGEHEDFTRWVQMTSPGKGDDYYRLNGAGEMLVFSAADFEDFLEPRPDLLPVMEEELSRVIGLLVEHRWPFRLHATYNESISRFLDVFEAVNREIPFNGLRWFFDHAETITPANLERVKALGGGIAIQDRMAFQGEYFRERYGRQATEQSPPFRRMLGMGIPVGAGTDATRVASYNPWISLYWLVTGRTVGGLQLYPESNRLDRLEALRLYTAGSAWFSGEEGKKGMLVPGQLADLAVLSADYLTVPEEEIRGIEALLTVVGGKVVHGAGTFGSLAPPPVPVSPAWSPVGRYGGYHRAGAASLAHSACNCHRHRTIRSPKEPRLWGIGCDCFAF encoded by the coding sequence ATGAACATACCTGACCTGATCATACATAACGGAAAGATCACGACGCTCGACTCTGCCAATCCCGAAGTCACCGCCCTGACCATCACCGATGGGCGCATCGCGGCGATCGGGGGGGAAGAGCTTATAACCGGCGGCAATGAAAAGACCCGCACGATCGATCTCAAAGGGCACCGGGTCATTCCTGGGCTCAACGATTCGCATATCCATGTCATTCGCGGAGGACTCAACTTTAACATGGAGCTGCGCTGGGACGGTGTACCCTCGCTGTCCGACGCGCTGACCATGCTGCGCGAGCAGGCACGGCACACGCCGCCCCCCCAATGGGTACGGGTAATCGGCGGCTGGACCGAATTCCAGTTCGCCGAGCGCCGGATGCCGACCCTGGAGGAGATCAACCAGGCTGCGCCGGAAACGCCGGTGTTCGTGCTGCATCTCTATGACCGGGCCATCGTGAACCGCGCAGCTTTGCGGGTCCTGGGCTACGACCGCCAGACACCCGATCCACCGGTGGGCGAGATTCAACGGGACAAGAGCGGGAATCCCACCGGCCTGCTGATAGCCAAGCCGAACGCCATGCTCCTCTATGCCAGCCTGGCCAAAGGGCCCAAGCTTTCCTACGAGGACCAGCTCAATTCCAGCCGCCTGTTCATGCGCGAGCTGAACCGGCTGGGGCTTACCAGCGCCATCGATGCGGGAGGGGGCTTCCAGAACTACCCCGAGGATTACCGGGTGATCGAGGAGCTGGCAGCCAAGGGGGAGTTGTCCCTGCGTCTGGCCTACAACCTGTTCACGCAGCATCCCAAAGGGGAGCATGAGGATTTCACCAGGTGGGTGCAGATGACCTCGCCGGGCAAGGGGGACGACTACTATCGCCTGAACGGCGCGGGCGAGATGCTGGTGTTCTCTGCGGCGGATTTCGAGGATTTCCTGGAACCGCGGCCCGACCTGCTGCCGGTGATGGAGGAGGAGTTGTCCCGGGTGATAGGCCTGCTGGTAGAGCACCGTTGGCCTTTCCGTCTCCATGCCACTTACAACGAATCCATCTCCCGTTTCTTGGATGTCTTCGAAGCGGTGAACCGCGAGATTCCCTTCAATGGCCTGCGCTGGTTTTTCGACCATGCCGAGACGATCACCCCGGCAAACCTGGAGCGGGTGAAGGCGCTGGGGGGCGGCATCGCCATCCAGGACCGAATGGCCTTCCAGGGGGAATACTTCCGCGAACGGTACGGCAGGCAGGCCACCGAGCAGTCTCCCCCCTTCAGGCGCATGCTCGGGATGGGGATACCGGTCGGTGCCGGCACCGATGCAACCAGGGTCGCCAGCTACAATCCGTGGATATCGCTGTACTGGCTCGTAACCGGCCGGACCGTCGGCGGCTTACAGCTCTATCCCGAGAGCAACCGGCTGGACCGGTTGGAGGCACTGCGCCTGTACACCGCCGGAAGCGCCTGGTTCTCGGGCGAGGAGGGGAAGAAAGGCATGCTCGTCCCAGGGCAGCTGGCCGATCTGGCAGTACTGTCGGCCGATTACCTGACCGTTCCGGAAGAGGAAATCAGGGGTATCGAAGCACTGCTTACCGTTGTGGGCGGTAAGGTCGTTCATGGAGCGGGTACTTTCGGCAGTCTGGCCCCCCCTCCCGTGCCGGTCAGCCCGGCTTGGTCGCCGGTGGGGCGCTATGGCGGCTACCACCGAGCCGGCGCGGCCTCGCTGGCGCACAGTGCATGCAACTGCCACAGACATCGTACGATTCGTTCGCCGAAGGAGCCGCGGCTGTGGGGAATCGGCTGCGACTGCTTCGCCTTCTGA
- a CDS encoding potassium channel family protein has protein sequence MAIIATLSGIALIMVVLWEVFETIILPRRITRRFRLTRLFYRSTWIPWVVMVGRCIPARRQETWLSVFGPLSLLLLLSIWAAALITGFALLHWGAGSAVPIHGSGSTGLLTDFYLSGTTFFTLGLGDVVPGSTTARLLVVIESGMGFAFLALVISYLPALNQSFSSREISVSLLDARAGSPPTASEMLRRHSYAQGMDALRQLLHEWEQWSAEFLEGHLSYPVLAYFRSQHDNQSWLAALTAILDTCALLMAGVQGACERQAQLTFAIARHALVDLSLVFKTKPREPKENRLSPERLVVLRDILSTAGIRLEGEEASDLKLTELRWLYEPYVEALAGYFRIPVPPWIGEEGKVDNWRASTWTMGAPGAVSSEANKGMHF, from the coding sequence GTGGCGATTATTGCAACCCTAAGCGGAATCGCTCTGATCATGGTGGTTCTGTGGGAAGTATTCGAAACTATCATACTTCCGCGGCGGATTACCCGCCGGTTCCGTCTCACGCGGCTTTTCTACCGGAGCACCTGGATCCCCTGGGTCGTCATGGTCGGCAGGTGCATCCCTGCCCGGCGGCAGGAAACCTGGCTGAGCGTCTTCGGACCGCTCTCGCTCCTGCTGCTGCTCAGTATCTGGGCGGCAGCGCTCATCACCGGCTTTGCCCTCCTGCACTGGGGAGCCGGTTCGGCAGTCCCCATCCACGGCAGCGGCAGCACCGGGCTCCTGACCGATTTCTACCTGAGCGGTACAACGTTCTTCACCCTCGGACTGGGGGATGTCGTTCCCGGGAGTACCACGGCACGTTTGCTCGTGGTGATCGAATCGGGGATGGGCTTTGCTTTCCTCGCGCTCGTCATAAGTTACCTGCCGGCCCTGAACCAGTCCTTCTCCAGCCGCGAGATAAGCGTCTCGCTCCTGGATGCCCGCGCCGGTTCCCCTCCCACTGCCTCCGAAATGCTCCGGCGTCACAGCTACGCGCAGGGGATGGATGCGCTGCGGCAGCTCCTCCACGAGTGGGAACAATGGTCGGCGGAATTTCTGGAGGGCCATCTGTCATATCCGGTCCTGGCCTATTTCCGTTCCCAACACGATAACCAATCGTGGCTGGCGGCTCTGACCGCCATCCTCGACACCTGTGCTCTGCTCATGGCCGGCGTGCAGGGGGCCTGCGAACGGCAAGCGCAGCTCACCTTCGCCATTGCCCGCCACGCCTTGGTGGACCTCTCGCTGGTCTTCAAGACGAAGCCACGCGAGCCGAAAGAGAACCGCCTGTCCCCCGAGAGGCTGGTGGTTTTGCGGGACATCCTGTCAACTGCCGGAATCAGGCTTGAAGGGGAGGAGGCTTCCGATCTGAAACTGACCGAACTACGCTGGCTGTATGAACCGTATGTGGAGGCCCTGGCCGGCTACTTCCGCATACCCGTTCCCCCCTGGATCGGCGAGGAAGGCAAGGTGGACAACTGGCGGGCGAGCACCTGGACAATGGGCGCCCCCGGTGCGGTATCGTCCGAAGCAAACAAGGGGATGCATTTTTAG
- a CDS encoding antibiotic biosynthesis monooxygenase yields MDNRDSLNKPSEPVAVLTLRTVKRGSEGRFEAALHDFISASFLAEGQLGVHVIRPALGSGSREYGIVRRFTDPAVRDAFYSSKLFSEWEQVVEPLTEGGPVRQNLSGLETWFMLPGQRSVVPPPRWKMALVTVLGVWPVSMVVSWLLQPVVGSLHPGLQALLIAVGIVVVLTWVVMPLLARLLRPWLQRAP; encoded by the coding sequence ATGGACAATCGTGATTCGCTGAACAAACCGTCGGAACCAGTGGCGGTCCTGACGCTGCGCACCGTAAAACGGGGGAGCGAGGGACGCTTCGAGGCGGCCCTGCATGATTTCATCTCGGCCTCTTTTTTGGCCGAGGGGCAGCTGGGGGTGCACGTGATCCGTCCGGCGCTCGGGAGTGGATCGCGGGAATACGGCATCGTACGCAGATTTACGGACCCTGCGGTGCGGGATGCATTTTACAGCTCAAAGCTGTTCAGTGAATGGGAGCAGGTGGTAGAGCCACTGACCGAAGGGGGACCGGTACGACAGAATCTGTCAGGACTCGAAACCTGGTTCATGCTCCCCGGTCAGCGGTCAGTAGTACCGCCACCGCGCTGGAAAATGGCCTTGGTGACCGTGCTGGGGGTCTGGCCGGTGAGCATGGTTGTGTCCTGGCTGCTGCAGCCGGTGGTCGGAAGCCTCCACCCCGGGCTTCAGGCCCTTTTGATAGCAGTGGGCATAGTGGTTGTGCTGACGTGGGTCGTCATGCCGTTGCTGGCCAGGCTTCTGAGGCCGTGGCTGCAGCGTGCGCCTTGA
- a CDS encoding alpha/beta fold hydrolase: MTNRSKPSRRNLLAGTAILGATSLLAISRLKATTDTVPAGFAECFAEVNGVRLRYLIGGKGSPVILLHGYAQTGHMWHPLMQPLARRHTVIVPDLRGAGGSGKPESGYDKKSMAVDIHELPTFLGFERVSIVGHDIGLMVAYAYAAQFPQAVERVVLMDAFLPGVGNWKEVWLMRDLWHFHFYGEVPLALVKGRERIYLEHFWNDFAADRNHSVPEPDRRIYARAYAQPGGMRAGFEYFRSFERDAQDFAQMSATRLPMPVLVLTGGKASGSFLIEQTRLVASEVRGQIIPDSGHWLMEEAPATVIPTIVDFVG, encoded by the coding sequence ATGACCAACAGATCAAAACCATCCAGACGTAACCTCCTTGCCGGCACCGCAATCCTTGGCGCCACGTCGCTGCTGGCTATTTCCCGACTCAAGGCGACAACGGACACGGTCCCCGCCGGTTTTGCAGAGTGTTTTGCCGAGGTCAACGGCGTTCGGCTGCGCTACCTTATCGGTGGCAAGGGGAGCCCTGTCATCCTCTTGCACGGCTATGCCCAGACCGGTCACATGTGGCATCCCCTCATGCAGCCGCTCGCCCGGCGTCACACGGTCATAGTTCCCGACCTGCGGGGCGCCGGCGGATCGGGCAAGCCTGAATCAGGCTACGACAAGAAGAGTATGGCTGTGGACATCCACGAACTGCCCACTTTTCTGGGCTTTGAGCGGGTGAGCATCGTCGGCCACGACATCGGTTTGATGGTAGCCTACGCCTATGCCGCGCAGTTCCCGCAGGCTGTCGAGCGCGTGGTGCTTATGGATGCCTTTCTGCCCGGCGTCGGTAACTGGAAGGAGGTCTGGCTGATGCGCGACCTGTGGCATTTCCATTTTTATGGTGAGGTGCCGCTGGCGCTGGTTAAGGGACGCGAGCGCATCTATCTGGAGCATTTCTGGAACGATTTCGCCGCAGATCGAAATCATTCCGTTCCCGAGCCAGATCGCCGAATCTATGCCAGGGCCTACGCACAGCCCGGAGGCATGCGCGCTGGTTTTGAATACTTCCGGAGCTTCGAGCGTGATGCACAGGACTTTGCCCAGATGAGCGCGACCCGCCTGCCCATGCCGGTGCTGGTCCTGACCGGCGGGAAGGCCAGCGGCAGCTTCCTCATCGAGCAAACCAGGCTAGTTGCCTCCGAGGTCCGCGGCCAGATCATACCGGATTCCGGCCACTGGCTGATGGAAGAGGCGCCGGCGACCGTGATACCGACGATCGTGGATTTCGTCGGATGA
- a CDS encoding hydrolase, whose translation MAAFTGKGEPSPRLLTPQNSMLLLIDHQPQMAFASHSIDVQLLINNVTGLAKSAKIFNVPVVFTTVAAKSFSGPLFATVQEVFPDKEPIDRTTMNSWEDQKLVEAVKQTDRKKLVMAALWTEVCLATASLSALDAGFEVYIVTDASAGVTAEAHEMAIQRMIQAGAVPVTWLQVLLEWQRDWARQETYNAVMNVAKEHAGGYGLGINYAKSMLGEHASEAQRELGK comes from the coding sequence ATGGCCGCTTTCACGGGAAAAGGCGAGCCGAGTCCTCGCCTGTTGACTCCGCAGAACTCGATGCTGCTTCTGATCGACCACCAGCCTCAGATGGCCTTTGCATCGCATTCCATCGATGTCCAGCTCCTGATCAACAATGTCACCGGCCTGGCAAAATCGGCGAAGATATTCAATGTGCCGGTCGTTTTCACCACCGTTGCCGCCAAAAGCTTCAGCGGACCGCTTTTTGCCACTGTGCAGGAAGTCTTTCCGGACAAGGAGCCCATCGACCGCACAACCATGAATTCCTGGGAAGATCAGAAACTGGTCGAAGCGGTGAAGCAAACAGACAGGAAAAAGCTGGTAATGGCTGCTCTCTGGACCGAGGTCTGCCTGGCGACCGCCTCACTTTCTGCCTTGGATGCCGGCTTCGAGGTGTACATTGTGACCGATGCTTCGGCCGGTGTTACGGCCGAGGCCCACGAGATGGCGATCCAGAGGATGATCCAGGCCGGGGCTGTGCCGGTGACCTGGCTACAGGTGCTGCTCGAATGGCAGCGCGACTGGGCCCGCCAGGAGACTTACAATGCCGTCATGAATGTGGCTAAGGAGCATGCCGGCGGATACGGCCTGGGTATAAACTATGCCAAGTCGATGCTGGGGGAACATGCCAGCGAGGCACAGAGGGAACTGGGGAAATAA
- a CDS encoding PilZ domain-containing protein — protein sequence MRAKAYHERIISSPADDEASILSIFSDIMTNVPDTDFMFINIYKELPVSNEGRLIDIKHNHVKFKTCQTQLSAINHCAETIIQAPLLNASIIGKLVALDYQHHIVSLRGFSYADVHFDKRNAVRVRLKIPVNVNLNVDGNKISGVIHDISLGGCRVATPLGLPFERARNITLHLKLLHNNQVMQADIPANALRVEGGSPFFCALQFVHTAETEKVLSMFIYQRQLEIIRELKTQK from the coding sequence GTGAGGGCCAAGGCCTACCACGAACGGATCATTTCGTCTCCGGCTGACGACGAGGCGTCGATTCTGAGTATCTTCAGCGACATCATGACGAACGTGCCCGACACGGATTTCATGTTCATAAACATCTACAAGGAACTTCCCGTCAGTAATGAAGGCAGACTTATCGACATCAAGCATAACCATGTGAAATTCAAGACCTGTCAAACTCAGCTTTCAGCGATCAATCACTGCGCTGAAACAATCATCCAGGCACCGCTCCTCAATGCGAGCATCATCGGAAAGCTGGTCGCTCTCGACTATCAGCATCACATAGTGTCGTTGCGGGGTTTCTCCTACGCAGATGTCCACTTCGACAAACGCAACGCGGTACGCGTACGCCTGAAGATCCCGGTGAACGTGAACCTCAACGTGGACGGCAACAAGATCTCAGGGGTGATCCATGACATCTCCCTGGGCGGCTGCCGTGTCGCAACGCCGCTCGGCTTGCCGTTCGAGCGGGCAAGGAATATCACCTTGCACCTCAAGCTGCTTCACAACAACCAGGTCATGCAGGCGGATATCCCGGCCAATGCCCTGCGCGTCGAGGGTGGATCGCCTTTCTTCTGCGCCCTGCAGTTTGTGCATACCGCTGAAACCGAAAAGGTCCTGTCCATGTTTATCTACCAGCGCCAGTTGGAAATCATCCGGGAGCTGAAGACCCAAAAATAG
- a CDS encoding type 1 glutamine amidotransferase domain-containing protein: protein MKILMVLTSHDRLGDTGRKTGFWLEEFAAPYYLLKDAGAEVALASPKGGQPPLDPKSEDPDFQTEATKRFRTDSAAQAELAATRKLADASAEDFDAIFYPGGHGPMWDMPDNAASIALIEAFVKAGKPVGAVCHAPVALVNVRGKDGAYLIKGKRVTGFTNTEEEAVGLTTVVPFLLENRLKERGGVFSKAADWAPYVQVDGKLVTGQNPASSGPAAVELLKLLRSVEPM, encoded by the coding sequence ATGAAGATCCTGATGGTTCTTACGTCGCATGACCGGCTCGGCGATACTGGAAGGAAGACCGGCTTCTGGCTGGAAGAGTTTGCTGCTCCCTATTACCTGCTGAAGGACGCCGGAGCGGAAGTCGCGCTGGCCTCGCCCAAAGGGGGCCAACCACCGCTCGATCCGAAGAGCGAAGACCCCGATTTCCAGACCGAGGCAACCAAACGCTTTCGCACGGACAGCGCGGCTCAGGCAGAGCTTGCCGCCACGAGAAAGCTAGCCGACGCCTCCGCCGAAGATTTCGACGCGATCTTCTACCCCGGCGGACATGGCCCGATGTGGGACATGCCGGACAATGCGGCATCCATCGCGCTGATCGAAGCCTTTGTGAAAGCCGGCAAGCCGGTGGGTGCGGTATGTCACGCGCCTGTGGCGTTGGTCAATGTGCGCGGAAAGGATGGCGCGTACCTGATCAAAGGCAAGCGGGTGACCGGGTTCACCAACACGGAAGAAGAAGCAGTGGGCTTGACGACAGTCGTGCCTTTCCTGCTGGAAAACCGGCTCAAGGAGCGGGGCGGCGTTTTCAGCAAGGCTGCCGACTGGGCCCCCTATGTCCAGGTGGACGGGAAGCTTGTGACCGGCCAGAACCCGGCTTCTTCGGGGCCTGCGGCGGTGGAGTTGCTGAAGTTGTTGCGGTCTGTTGAGCCGATGTGA
- a CDS encoding ATP-binding protein, with the protein MLQALLPCQAPIADDMLAHLKASDKKVAVLKGSSGTGKSFIAKMISEYWTRNGNNCCLYFTGNVMCSTRPFGLLEDVLNFEIKNMQTIAEEGVVEAAKDAPFIGNTLSFLLKKRAEQAGAQFPTATGCPEADIARKMAFFIGRKNPLIILDNFHWTDRSTMDFFATLVRIGFTEGGLSLQHAKIMIVATPAQSDEFATDALHAISSYPSAQTFTTNDVGIADFNLALRHFGIAAIPDNTANALYAITSGHLEILKMLGEYLKNGGRIEPAGSKKNSFLEFMLKERLRREGVPGSYVYEVLKTASVIGLSFDYAEIDCLTRKKDFSLSPIIKKANDLSLIKEESGRYYFAHEIIKEVFQCKAEGKRHELMLSFVNCLRLLKPADLPRRADFAFEAGADRDALHYYILSCLQLLRDGKSMSPLASNRLLSLIELYPDEALYYHSMRKGYELFIRKDYPSAMSAIAAIEEVYSGALNAEKDYLFALCSSKSAERSKKIESIQLLEYWNLSSFQESEGELWSRLAATLLSLYVHVGDNTKARLIEKQIMHFLSKRLKFDTNAEVQINIIRRKANAIHSPEVATSRTEKSVAFFSKRNTVGIPLYPVQLYMSLSNHSGNLTTLGQFTAAFETAGRALSLLTTIPEANFPRDEIPANNYAVAGFYSGLLGAKEGTLILKQTLHSCNFCDNFILRNNLGVLLALQGQLKEAKDELTAAYQDLCSTDGDDFFAYYLLSNLVGVEAIGGDKISARKYFLSLQNLQPGILSWELPHLELRCRLLDWAIDNVEPKTGQEWMHALFAIDEDGLGPSWKYLGLGFIMSDLQFWSES; encoded by the coding sequence ATGTTGCAAGCTCTGCTGCCATGCCAGGCTCCCATTGCAGATGATATGCTGGCGCATTTAAAGGCATCTGACAAAAAAGTTGCGGTACTGAAAGGTTCTTCGGGAACTGGCAAGTCCTTTATAGCCAAGATGATAAGCGAGTACTGGACCAGGAACGGTAACAATTGCTGCCTGTACTTTACCGGCAACGTGATGTGCTCGACACGACCATTCGGGCTACTGGAAGATGTACTAAACTTCGAAATCAAAAACATGCAGACGATTGCTGAGGAAGGCGTTGTAGAAGCGGCAAAGGATGCTCCTTTTATAGGAAACACACTCTCGTTCCTTCTCAAAAAACGTGCTGAACAAGCTGGCGCGCAGTTTCCCACTGCCACAGGCTGCCCTGAGGCAGATATTGCAAGAAAAATGGCGTTCTTCATAGGACGGAAGAATCCACTTATAATCTTAGACAATTTTCATTGGACAGATCGCAGCACCATGGATTTCTTCGCGACTCTGGTTCGTATTGGTTTCACAGAAGGAGGACTTTCCCTCCAGCATGCTAAAATCATGATCGTTGCTACGCCCGCGCAGTCCGATGAGTTTGCCACAGATGCACTGCATGCTATTTCGTCCTATCCATCAGCTCAAACGTTTACCACCAATGATGTCGGTATCGCTGATTTTAACCTCGCACTACGACACTTTGGTATTGCCGCCATCCCTGATAACACAGCAAACGCGCTGTACGCCATTACATCAGGCCATTTAGAGATACTTAAGATGTTAGGCGAATATCTAAAAAACGGAGGACGTATAGAGCCTGCGGGATCAAAAAAGAACAGCTTCCTGGAATTTATGCTAAAGGAGCGTTTGAGGCGGGAAGGAGTCCCGGGGAGCTATGTCTACGAGGTGTTGAAGACCGCTTCGGTAATTGGACTCTCTTTCGACTATGCGGAGATAGATTGCCTCACGAGGAAAAAAGATTTCTCCCTGTCACCTATTATTAAAAAAGCAAATGACCTTTCACTGATAAAGGAGGAATCAGGGCGGTATTATTTCGCCCATGAAATCATCAAAGAAGTCTTCCAATGTAAGGCAGAAGGGAAAAGACATGAACTGATGCTGAGCTTCGTTAATTGCTTGCGCCTGTTGAAACCTGCAGACCTGCCACGACGTGCGGATTTTGCCTTTGAAGCCGGGGCCGATCGTGATGCGCTGCATTACTATATCCTCAGTTGTCTTCAACTGCTAAGGGATGGCAAGTCGATGTCACCCTTGGCGTCGAACCGGCTTTTGAGCTTGATAGAGCTTTACCCTGACGAGGCACTTTATTACCACTCGATGCGAAAGGGATACGAGCTGTTTATAAGGAAGGACTATCCTAGCGCAATGAGCGCAATAGCTGCAATTGAAGAGGTGTACAGTGGAGCATTGAACGCCGAGAAGGACTACCTCTTCGCCCTATGCTCCTCAAAGTCCGCTGAGCGATCCAAAAAGATTGAGTCCATTCAGTTGCTTGAGTATTGGAATCTCTCCTCGTTTCAGGAGAGCGAGGGAGAGTTATGGAGTAGGCTCGCTGCTACCTTGCTGTCACTCTACGTCCACGTCGGTGACAATACAAAAGCAAGGCTCATCGAGAAGCAGATCATGCATTTCCTATCGAAGAGGCTAAAGTTCGACACCAATGCCGAAGTACAGATAAATATCATCCGAAGGAAGGCTAATGCAATTCACTCCCCTGAGGTTGCAACGTCAAGGACGGAGAAGAGCGTCGCCTTCTTTAGCAAACGCAACACGGTGGGGATACCTTTGTATCCCGTTCAACTTTACATGTCTCTTTCGAATCATTCTGGCAATCTCACGACTCTCGGGCAGTTTACGGCAGCTTTTGAGACCGCAGGTAGAGCTTTGTCTCTTCTCACTACCATCCCGGAGGCAAACTTCCCGAGGGATGAGATTCCGGCGAATAATTACGCTGTTGCTGGTTTCTATAGCGGGTTACTGGGCGCTAAAGAAGGAACCCTCATTTTGAAGCAAACGCTTCATTCATGCAACTTTTGCGACAACTTCATTCTTCGCAACAATCTGGGGGTGCTTTTGGCACTTCAGGGGCAGTTGAAAGAGGCTAAGGACGAGCTTACGGCTGCTTATCAAGATCTCTGTTCGACTGATGGCGATGATTTTTTCGCGTATTACCTACTCAGTAATCTTGTCGGAGTAGAGGCAATAGGCGGAGATAAGATTTCTGCAAGAAAATATTTTCTCTCTCTGCAGAATTTGCAGCCGGGCATCCTGTCTTGGGAACTGCCCCATCTGGAACTCAGATGCAGGCTGCTGGACTGGGCCATCGATAACGTGGAACCAAAGACCGGGCAGGAATGGATGCATGCCCTTTTTGCCATTGATGAGGATGGTCTCGGTCCCTCGTGGAAGTATCTAGGCTTGGGATTTATTATGTCAGATCTCCAATTTTGGTCAGAGTCCTAG
- a CDS encoding tyrosine-type recombinase/integrase, producing the protein MTHIMKEHIDGFIFHCQYEKNLNHKTIKAYRIDLRQFAEFLGREYPGIRIDLIDKHILRDYIKHVSTGNKPKTIKRKLATLKAFFNQLEFEDIILVNPFRKIRIRIKEGKHLPRTIPRHDIAHLFDSMYALQDETLKIGVPNRRTLARDIAVLELLFSAGVRVAELCCLRGEDVDLQRGSVRIMGKGTRERIIPLCSEETVSALTCYAGLYRREIETAGWFFINRDGRRFSEQSVRFMLRKYVLDAEIPERITPHMFRHSVATQLLENGVDIRYIQTFLGHSSITTTQIYAQVTEEFQRQALQSRHPRRGFGRERMVDN; encoded by the coding sequence GTGACGCATATCATGAAGGAGCATATTGACGGGTTCATCTTTCACTGCCAATACGAGAAGAACCTGAATCACAAGACCATCAAGGCGTACCGGATCGACCTCAGGCAGTTCGCCGAATTCCTCGGCCGCGAATACCCCGGCATCCGCATCGACTTGATTGACAAGCATATTCTGCGGGATTACATCAAGCACGTCTCCACCGGCAACAAACCCAAGACCATCAAGCGCAAACTCGCCACCCTCAAGGCATTTTTCAACCAGCTTGAATTTGAGGATATCATCCTCGTCAACCCCTTCCGCAAGATCCGGATCCGGATCAAGGAAGGCAAGCACCTCCCCCGGACCATACCCCGTCACGACATTGCCCACCTCTTCGACTCCATGTATGCGTTGCAAGATGAGACCCTGAAAATTGGAGTTCCCAACAGACGGACCCTGGCGCGTGATATCGCCGTGCTCGAACTGCTATTCTCAGCAGGGGTGCGGGTGGCTGAGCTATGCTGCCTGCGCGGAGAAGACGTCGATCTCCAGAGGGGTAGTGTCCGGATCATGGGTAAAGGGACGCGTGAGCGGATCATTCCCCTGTGCAGCGAAGAAACCGTGAGTGCCTTGACCTGCTATGCGGGCCTGTACCGCCGGGAAATCGAAACGGCGGGGTGGTTCTTCATCAACCGTGACGGCCGACGCTTCTCGGAACAGTCGGTCAGGTTCATGCTCAGGAAATACGTGCTGGACGCAGAGATACCGGAGAGGATCACGCCCCACATGTTTCGCCATTCCGTGGCTACACAGCTTCTGGAGAACGGGGTGGATATCCGTTATATCCAGACCTTTCTCGGCCATAGCTCAATCACGACCACGCAGATCTATGCCCAGGTGACGGAGGAGTTTCAGCGCCAGGCTTTGCAGAGCAGGCATCCGAGGAGGGGGTTCGGGAGGGAGCGAATGGTGGATAACTAA